The Zalophus californianus isolate mZalCal1 chromosome X, mZalCal1.pri.v2, whole genome shotgun sequence genome window below encodes:
- the ZCCHC12 gene encoding zinc finger CCHC domain-containing protein 12 has protein sequence MASIIARMGNSRRQNAPLPPWAHSMLRSLGRSLGPLMATMAERNMKVFSGRVVPAQGEETFENWLIQVNGALPDWNMSEEEKLKRLLKTLRGPAREVMLLLQAANPNLSVADFLRAMKLVFGESESSASAHGKFFNTLQAQGEKASLYVIRLEVQLQNAIQAGIIAQKDANQSRLHQLLIGAELNGDLRFRLKHLLRTYANEQERLPSFLELIKMVREEEDWDDTFIKQKRPKRSEPVVERATSPVASQGSPPIVVDGADCNVIEIDDALEDSDEDVILVESPDPPLHFSASPLPRRRPRPRDRVLVIDSPSSSRAQSPSTSGGSGYKNDDPGNLRRARKRKHAIRCSYCGEEGHSKETCDNESNRAQVFENLIITLQELTHTEEEGPREAPGKQDDPSEPQ, from the coding sequence ATGGCTAGCATCATTGCGCGCATGGGTAATAGCCGGCGGCAGAACGCACCGTTGCCGCCCTGGGCCCATTCTATGCTGAGGTCCCTGGGGAGAAGTCTCGGTCCTTTAATGGCCACCATGGCCGAGAGAAACATGAAGGTGTTCTCGGGGAGGGTGGTGCCAGCCCAGGGGGAAGAAACCTTCGAAAACTGGCTGATCCAAGTCAATGGGGCCCTACCCGATTGGAATATGTCTGAGGAGGAAAAGCTCAAGCGCTTGCTCAAAACCCTGCGAGGCCCCGCCAGGGAGGTCATGCTTTTGCTCCAGGCGGCCAACCCCAACCTAAGCGTGGCTGATTTCTTGCGCGCCATGAAATTGGTGTTTGGGGAGTCTGAGAGCAGTGCGTCCGCTCACGGTAAATTTTTTAACACCCTGCAGGCACAGGGGGAGAAAGCCTCCCTTTATGTGATCCGTTTAGAGGTGCAGCTCCAGAACGCTATTCAGGCAGGGATCATAGCTCAGAAAGATGCCAACCAGAGTCGCCTGCACCAGCTCCTTATAGGGGCCGAGCTGAACGGGGACCTGCGCTTTAGGCTGAAGCATCTTCTTAGGACGTACGCAAATGAGCAGGAGCGACTCCCCAGTTTCCTAGAGTTAATCAAAATGGTAAGAGAGGAAGAGGATTGGGACGACACTTTCATTAAGCAGAAACGGCCCAAAAGATCTGAGCCCGTGGTGGAGAGGGCCACCAGTCCAGTGGCCTCCCAGGGCTCCCCCCCGATAGTGGTGGACGGTGCTGACTGCAACGTCATAGAGATAGACGACGCCCTCGAGGACTCCGACGAGGATGTGATCCTGGTGGAGTCTCCGGACCCTCCACTGCACTTTTCGGCGTCTCCTCTCCCCAGACGCAGGCCCAGACCTCGGGACCGAGTGCTAGTCATTGACTCCCCCAGCAGTTCCCGGGCTCAGTCTCCTTCCACCAGTGGGGGTTCGGGGTATAAGAATGATGATCCTGGGAATCTGCGTAGAGCCAGGAAGCGAAAACACGCGATCCGCTGTTCATACTGCGGTGAGGAGGGCCACTCGAAGGAGACCTGTGACAATGAGAGCAACAGGGCCCAGGTGTTTGAGAATCTGATCATCACCCTGCAGGAGCTGACCCATACGGAGGAGGAGGGGCCGCGAGAGGCCCCTGGCAAACAAGATGACCCTTCCGAGCCGCAGTGA